From Bradyrhizobium erythrophlei:
CTCGTCCATGATTTGCGACGGGTGATCGTAGTGCATGTCATAGCCCATCGCCTTGGCGAGGCGGATCGTCACTTCCCAGTCTGCCAGGCCATTGCGGGGCGTCATCACCTTGCGGACGCGCTGAATACGGCGTTCGGCGTTGGTGAAGGTGCCGTCCTTCTCGAGGAAGGTCGACCCCGGCAGGAATACATGCGCATAGTTCGCGGTCTCGTTGAGGAAAAGATCATGCACGATGACGCATTCCATCGACGACAGCGCCGCCACCACATGCTTGGTGTTGGGATCGGACTGCAGGATGTCTTCGCCCTGCACATAGAGGCCCATGAAGGTGCCTTCGATCGCGGCATCGAACATGTTGGGAATGCGCAGGCCCGGCTCCGGGTTGAGCTTGACGTTCCACATCGCCTCGAACTGATCGCGCACCGCGTCGCCGGAGATATGGCGATAGCCGGGAAGCTCGTGCGGGAACGAGCCCATGTCGCAGGAGCCCTGCACGTTGTTCTGGCCGCGCAGCGGGTTCACGCCGACGCCGGGCCGGCCGATATTGCCGGTCGCCATCGCAAGGTTGGCAATCGCGATGACGGTGGTTGAGCCCTGGCTGTGTTCGGTGACGCCGAGGCCGTAATAGATCGCGCCATTACCGCCGGTGGCGAACAGCCGCGCCGCGGCGCGCAATTCCTTCGGCTCGACGCCGGTCATGATCGCGGTCGCCTCGGGGCTGTTCTTCGGCAGCGACACGAATGCCGCCCAGTCCTGGAATTCGCTCCAGTCGCAGCGTTCGCGCACGAAGGCTTCATCGACGAGGCCTTCGGTGACGATGACATGGGCCAGCGCCGTCAGCACGGCGACGTTGGTGCCGGGCATCAGGGGCAAATGGCTCGCCGTGAGGTGCGGCCCTTCCACCATTTCGGTGCGTCGCGGGTCGACCACGATCAGCTTGGCGCCCTGGCGCAGCCGCTTCTTCAAACGCGAGGCAAACACCGGATGCGCGGCCGCCGGATTGGCGCCGATGATCATGACGACGTCGGTATGTTCCACCGAGTCGAAATCCTGAGTGCCGGCCGAAGTGCCGAAGGTCGTCGACAAGCCGTAGCCGGTCGGCGAGTGGCAGACCCGGGCGCAGGTATCGACATTGTTGTTGCCGAAGCCGCCGCGGATCAGCTTCTGCACCAGATAGGTTTCTTCATTGGTGCAGCGAGAGGAGGTAATTCCGCCGACGGCATCGCGGCCGTATTTTTCCTGGATGCCCTTGAACCTGGCTGCGGCGAAGTCGAAGGCTTCGTCCCACGTCACCTCGCGCCAGGGTTCGGCGATGTCGTCGCGGATCATCGGCTTGAGGATCCGCTCCTTGTGGGTGGTGTAGCCCCAGGCGAAGCGGCCCTTGACGCAGGAGTGCCCACGGTTGGCCTTGCCGTCCTTGTAGGGCATCATGCGCACGACTTCCTCGCCGCGCATTTCCGCCTTGAACGTGCAGCCGACGCCGCAATAGGCGCAAGTGGTGACCACCGAATGCTCGGGCTGGCCGATCTCGATGACGGATTTTTCGGTGAGCGTCGCGGTCGGGCAGGCCTGTACGCAGGCGCCGCAGGACACGCATTCGGAGCCCAAAAAGCTTTCGCTCATGCCGGGCGAGACGCGGCTGTCGAAGCCGCGGCCGGAAATGGTCAGCGCAAACGTGCCCTGCACCTCCTCGCAGGCGCGGACGCAGCGCGAGCAGACGATGCATTTGGAGGGATCGTAGGTGAAATAGGGGTTGGATTCGTCCTTCGGCATCCAGGCATCGTTGGCCGCGCCGCCTGCTTTGGCGAACACGTGATTCTCGCCCTCATAGCCGTAGCGTACGTCGCGCAGGCCGACCGCGCCCGCCATGTCCTGCAGCTCGCAGTCGCCATTGGCCGCGCAGGTCAGGCAATCCAGCGGATGGTCGGAGATGTAAAGCTCCATCACGCCCTTGCGAAGTTTTTTCAATCGCTCGGTCTGGGTGTGGACCACGAGGCCTGCCATAGCCGGCGTGGTGCAGGACGCCGGCGTGCCGGCGCGGCCCTCGATCTCGACCAGGCACAGGCGGCAGGAGCCGAAGGCGTCCACCATGTCGGTGGCACAGAGTTTTGGGATTTGCGTGCCGGCCTCCATCGCCGCGCGCATGATCGAGGTGCCCTCGGGCACCGTGACGCTCTGGCCATCGATGGTCAGCGTCACCATGGCTTCGGATCTGGAGCGCGGGGTGCCGAAATCGGTTTCCTGGATCAGCGACATGGTGATCTCCTTTGTTATTCCGCGGCTTCGAGCCGCGTCGGCGCGGGGCCGAAATCTTCCCGAAAATGCTTCAGGGCGCTCATGACGGGGTAGGGCGTGAAGCCGCCGAGCGCACAGAGCGAGCCGAACTTCATGGTGTTGCAGAGGTCTTCGACCACACCGATGTTTTCCGCCACGCGGTCGCCGGCGCGAATCTTGTCGATCGTCTCGACGCCACGCGTGGAACCGATCCGGCAAGGCGTGCACTTGCCGCAGGATTCGATGGCGCAGAACTCCATGGCGAAGCGGGCCTGGCGGGCCATGTCGACGCTGTCGTCGAACACGACGATGCCGCCATGGCCGATCAGGCCGTCGCGGGCGGCAAACGCTTCGTAATCGAACGGCGTGTCGAACAGCGCACGCGGGAAATAGGCGCCGAGCGGCCCGCCGACCTGCACCGCGCGGACCGGGCGCCCGGTAAAGGTGCCGCCGCCGATATCGTCGACCAGTTCGCCGAGGGTGACACCGAACGCGGTCTCGAACAGGCCGCCATACCGGATATTGCCCGCAAGCTGGATCGGCATGGTGCCGCGCGAGCGTCCCATGCCGAACTCGGCATAGGCCTTGGCGCCGCCGGCGAGGATGAAGGGGATCGTCGCGAAGGACAGCAAATTGTTGATGACGGTCGGCTTGCCGAACAGGCCCTTGTGCGCGGGCAGCGGCGGCTTGGCGCGGACGATGCCGCGGCGGCCTTCCAGGCTTTCCAGCATCGAGGTTTCCTCGCCGCAGACATAGGCGCCGGCGCCGACCCGGACTTCCAGATCGAAGCTGTGATGGGAGCCGCCGATGCGCTCGCCGAGATAGCCAGCGCGCCTAGCCGCCTGGATCGCGGCGTTCATGGCCGCCACGGCATGCGGATATTCCGAGCGGACGTAGATGTAGCCCTTGCCGGCGCCGACGGCGATGGCCGCGATCGTCATGCCTTCGATCACCACGAAGGGATCGCCCTCCATGATCATGCGGTCGGCGAAGGTGCCGCTGTCGCCTTCGTCTGCGTTGCAGACGATGTATTTGCGGTCGGCGGAAGTCTGCGCCACGGTCTTCCACTTGATGCCGGTGGGGAAACCGGCGCCACCGCGGCCGCGCAGGCCCGAGGCAGTGACGTCGGCGATAATGGCATCCGGCGTCAGTTCCAGCGCCCGCTCGAGGCCCTTAAAACCCTGATGGGCGCGGTAATCCTCGACCGAGCGGGGATCGACCACGCCGCAGCGGGCGAAGGTCAGGCGGGTCTGGCGCTTCAGCCAGGGAATATTCTCGGTGACGCCGAGCCGCAGCCGATGCGGGCCGTCGGTCATGACAGCCTCGAGCACGGCAGATGCGTCGGCCGGGGTCAGAGGACCGAACGCGACACGGCCTTGCGGGGTTGCGACTTCGACCATCGGCTCCAGCCAGTACAGGCCGCGCGAGCCGGTCCTGACGATATCGACGGCAACGCCGCGTTGTGATGCCGCCTGTTCCAGAGCGACCGCCACTTCATCGGCGCCGACCGCAACCGCGCCGGCGTCGCGAGGGATGAAAATCCGTAAATTCATCGCTGCGCCTCCGCCACCAGCGCATCGATGCGCGCTTCGTCCAGCCGTCCGACGACCCGGCCGTCCAGCATCGCCGACGGTGCCGTCGCGCACAGGCCGAGGCAGTAGATCGGCTCCAGCGTCACGCGGTTGTCGGCCGTGGTATTTCCGATTCCGATGCCGAGCTTGGCTTCGGCGCGCGCGGCCAGCGCATCGCCGCCGGCGGCCTGGCAGGCCTCGGCGCGGCACAGTTTCAGCACGTGCCTGCCGGCCGGCTCGCGGCGGAAATCGTGGTAGAAGGTAAACACACCGTGAACTTCGGCGCGCGATAAATTCAAGGCGGAGGCGATCATGGGAATGGCCGGCTCCGGCACATAGCCGAAGGCTTCCTGCAGCGCATGCAGCATCACCAGCGTGGCGCCTTCGAGATGCGTGTGTTCGGCAATGATTTCAGCGCCGCGCGCCGCATCCCAGGGTTCGTAAACGGCTGTCATTCCTGCGTCTCGCTGAACGTCAAACTAAGAACGAATGAAAGTTGGAAAACCTCAAAAGATCAATAAAGCAGTCCCGTGCGGCGATACTGAAATGCAATCAATAGGCGTATGAAATCGAACGATATGAAAATACAATCAGCTGCGCGGCAGCCGTCAGAAGCGGCGCCGCGCGCATCGGACGCGCCCCTTTGGCATACGTGTCCGGCGCGGACCGTGATATCTGTGGTGCTGGAATTGTGAGATGTCTTCGTGATCGACAAGCTTGAACTGCTGCTGGCTCTGGCCAAAGAGCGTCACTTCGGACGCGCCGCGGAAGCCTGCGGCGTCACCCAGCCGACGATGTCGACCAGCCTCAAGCAGCTGGAAGAAATCCTCGGCGTCATGCTGGTGCAGCGCGGCTCGCGGTTCCAGGGCTTTACCCCGGAAGGCGAGCGCACCCTCGACTGGGCCCGCCGCATCGTCGGCGACGCCCGCGCCATGAAGCAGGAAATCAACAGCCTGAAGGACAAGCTATCGGGCGAGATCCGGATCGCGGCGATCCCGACCGCGCTTGGCATGGTGGCGTCGCTGACGACGCCGTTCCGCGGGCGCTATCCCGACGTGCGCTTTCGCATCCAGTCCTGCACCTCCGCCGACGTGCTGGGCTTGTTGGAAAATCTCGAGGTCGATGCCGGGCTGACCTATATCGAGAACGAGCCGATCGGCAGGGTCCGCACCATCCCGCTCTACAACGAGAGCTACCGCCTGCTGACCTCGCCCGACGCCATGTTCGGCGATCGCGACGTCGTCACCTGGAAGGAAGTAGGGCAGGTGCCGCTGTGCCTGCTGACGCCCGACATGCAGAACCGGCGCATCATCGATCGCGCGCTGCGCTCGGTCGGCGCGGAGGCCACGCCGACGCTGACGTCGAATTCGCTGCTGGTGCTCTATACCCATGTGAAGACCGGACGCTGGGCCAGCGTGATGCCGGCCAAGCTCGCGGAAACGCTGGGCCTCGCCGATAAGGTGCGCAGCATTCCGATCGTCGATCCCGAGGTCAATTACAGCATCGGGCTGGTGGTTCCGCAGCGCGATCCGATGACGCCGCTGATTGCGGCCCTGACCCAGGTCGCGCGCGAAGTCGCCCCGACGCTGGAGAGCTGAGCGCTCTACGCGGCGGCCGAAATCTTCGCGGCAGCGTTGCTGGCGTCGCGCGGCAGCGACACGCAGACGACGGTGCCGGCGCCGAGCTTCGAGCGCAGCCGCATCGAGCCGCCATGCAGCCTGGTCAGCGAGCGCGCAATCGCCAGCCCCAGCCCCGAGCCGTGATAGGTCTTGGTGAGCTGGCTCTCGACCTGCTCGAACGGCCGGCCGAGCCGCGTCAGCGATTGCGGCGCGATGCCGATGCCGGTGTCGGCGATCAGCAGCAGGATGGAATCGTCGAGCACCCGGCTGCGGACCACCACCCTGCCGCCGTCAGGGGTGAATTTGACGGCATTGGACAACAGGTTGACGATGATCTGCTTGATCGCGCGGCGATCGGCCACCACCGGAATGCTGCCCTCGATATCCGCGTTGAGCACCAGGTTCTTGTACTCGGCGCGGCCCGACACCACGCGCAGCGACTCCGCCAGCGTCTTCGACAGGTCGAGCTGCTCCATGTCGAGTTTCATCCGGCCGGCCTCGATCTTCGACATGTCGAGGATGTCGTTGATGACCTCGAGCAGATAATGACCGCTGGTCAGGATGTCGTGGCAATATTCCTGGTACTTCTCCGAGCCGAGCGTGCCGAACATGCCGCTTCCCATGATCTCGGAGAATCCGATGATGGCATTGAGCGGCGTGCGCAGCTCGTGGCTCATATTGGCGAGGAATTTCGACTTGGTCTGGTTGGCTTCCTCGGCGCGGGTCTTTTCCCTCGAGTATTTTTCCGCGAGGTCGGCGAGTTCCCCGGCCTGCCGTTCGAGTTCGGACTGCGAGCGTTTCAGGTCGATCACGGTGGCGCGCAGGCGCAGGTCGTTGTCGATCAGTTTCTGCTCGTGTTCCTTGATGCGGGTGATGTCGGTGCCGACCGAGACGTAGCCGCCGTCCTTGGTGCGGCGCTCGCTGATGTGCAGCCATTTGCCGTCTTCGAGCTGCGCCTCGAAGGTGCGCGCGCCCTGCGCCTGCGCACCGGTTTCGTGCAGCCGGGTACGGACCTCCGGCATGCTGCCGACCTCGATCACGGTCTCATAGGAGGTGCCCGGCGTGACCGCCGAATCCGGCAGCTTGTGCAGGCGCTGGAAATGCGAGTTGCAGAGCACCAGCCGGTCGCCGGCATCCCACAGCACGAAAGCCTCGGGGATGGTCTCGATGGCGTCGCGCAGCCGCAAATCGGCTTCCACCGTCTTCTCGGCCAGGCTCTTCTGCTCGGTGATATCGACGGCGATGCCGATCAGATGCAGGCCGGAATCGGCGCCGCCCAGGCTGAGCTCGCAGCGGACCCGCAGCCAGATCCAGTGACCGTCGGTGTGCTGCATGCGGAAGGTCTGGTCGATGTGATTGATCTGCCCGGAGATCAGCTGGTCGGCGATCGCGAACAGGTCGATGTCGTCGGATTTCACCAGCGCGTTGACCTCGCCGAAGGTGAGGAGGTCGCTGCGGTTATCGAGGCCGAGCATGGTGAACATCGACTGCGACCAGAAGATCCGGCCGCGCGACAGGTCCCAATCCCACAATCCGCAGCGCCCGCGGTTGAGCGCGGTATCGATGCGGCCGCGCACGGCGTCGTTGATCAGGTCGCCTTCGCGGGCGCGCGTCGATTGCCAGTGGAAGGCGAAGCCGAGGATCAGCACCACAAAGCCTGTCGTCGCCGACAGAGTCACCGACAGCGCCGCGTCGGATTGCCAGAGCGAATCGACCCTTTCCTGGATGATGATGACCTGGCCGGGCAGCGCCCTGACGATGTGCGCAATGGCCAGCGCGCTGCTGCCGTTCGGCAGGATGATGTCGGTCACGCCCTGGAGCTGCCCGGCCGAGGACACCGGCAGCGCCGCGCTGACGACGTCGAGAATGCGGCTGGTGTCGCCGATCCCGGCATCGATCGGCACGCGGGCGAGCACGCGCTGGTCGGTGCCGACCACGATGACGTGGCGGCCGGCGGCCGTGCCCCAGGATGGAATGAGGCCGGGCAGCAGCAGCTGCAGGCGCTCGAACGGCACGTTGCGATTCTGCCGGACTGACGCGACGCGGTCGATGCGCTCGGCCAGCACGTCGGCGAGGGCGGCGAGGTCGCGCTTCATCGCGGCGCGTTTTTGCCGGTTCTGGTCGACCACCTGCACGAAGGCGCCGAGGCAGATCGTGATCAGGAACGCAATGATAAGGGTGGGCACCGCGCGGCGAAGCGCGGGCTCCGCGATCAACAGCCGATGGTAGGCCGGTTTTGCGATCGATTGCGCCAATCCCTTGATCGAATCGGATTGGACACACGCGTTCGCCGCGTGAGCACGCGCCATGCCTTAAGCCCCCTCGGATACTTGCTTGCATCCTGTTCGGAAGGACCCCAGTCCCTTTCCGAATCAAGGCGATTTGAATCCAGTTTTCGCGGGCTGTCGAGAGTCAACAATTCCTTAAATCAAATAAAACTTGTCCAGCGAGAATCGCAGCCCCGAAATCTCCGCCGAAATGCCTGCCAGACGAGTCCGAAACGGGAACGCGTGACGTTCGGATTGAGCTCAGGCGTCGGGCGGCTCGGCGTGACTGATGACGCGCTTCACGGTCGGAAACGCGCGGCGCAGCGCGCGCTCGATCGCGTCGACGTTCTCGTGGACCTTGATCACGCTCATCGAGGGCGCGGCGCGGCAGTGGAAATTGACGATTTCGCCAGCGTCGGTATCGCGCACCCGGACGTTATGGATGTCGTGGATCGCGGTATCGGCGGCGTAACGCGACAGCGCGCTCTTGATGGTTTCGACGCGGTCGGCCGCGGCATCGGTGCCGTG
This genomic window contains:
- the fdhF gene encoding formate dehydrogenase subunit alpha — translated: MSLIQETDFGTPRSRSEAMVTLTIDGQSVTVPEGTSIMRAAMEAGTQIPKLCATDMVDAFGSCRLCLVEIEGRAGTPASCTTPAMAGLVVHTQTERLKKLRKGVMELYISDHPLDCLTCAANGDCELQDMAGAVGLRDVRYGYEGENHVFAKAGGAANDAWMPKDESNPYFTYDPSKCIVCSRCVRACEEVQGTFALTISGRGFDSRVSPGMSESFLGSECVSCGACVQACPTATLTEKSVIEIGQPEHSVVTTCAYCGVGCTFKAEMRGEEVVRMMPYKDGKANRGHSCVKGRFAWGYTTHKERILKPMIRDDIAEPWREVTWDEAFDFAAARFKGIQEKYGRDAVGGITSSRCTNEETYLVQKLIRGGFGNNNVDTCARVCHSPTGYGLSTTFGTSAGTQDFDSVEHTDVVMIIGANPAAAHPVFASRLKKRLRQGAKLIVVDPRRTEMVEGPHLTASHLPLMPGTNVAVLTALAHVIVTEGLVDEAFVRERCDWSEFQDWAAFVSLPKNSPEATAIMTGVEPKELRAAARLFATGGNGAIYYGLGVTEHSQGSTTVIAIANLAMATGNIGRPGVGVNPLRGQNNVQGSCDMGSFPHELPGYRHISGDAVRDQFEAMWNVKLNPEPGLRIPNMFDAAIEGTFMGLYVQGEDILQSDPNTKHVVAALSSMECVIVHDLFLNETANYAHVFLPGSTFLEKDGTFTNAERRIQRVRKVMTPRNGLADWEVTIRLAKAMGYDMHYDHPSQIMDEIAALTPTFAGVSYAKLEELGSVQWPCNEKAPEGTPVMHIGGFVRGKGKFVITEYIPTDERTGPRYPLLLTTGRILSQYNVGAQTRRTENVVWHSEDLLEMHPHDAEQRGVRDGDWVRLASRAGETTLRALITDRVAPGVVYTTFHHPDTQANVITTEYSDWATNCPEYKVTAVQISPSNGPSDWQKAYDEQARHSRRIARPVEAAE
- a CDS encoding formate dehydrogenase beta subunit encodes the protein MNLRIFIPRDAGAVAVGADEVAVALEQAASQRGVAVDIVRTGSRGLYWLEPMVEVATPQGRVAFGPLTPADASAVLEAVMTDGPHRLRLGVTENIPWLKRQTRLTFARCGVVDPRSVEDYRAHQGFKGLERALELTPDAIIADVTASGLRGRGGAGFPTGIKWKTVAQTSADRKYIVCNADEGDSGTFADRMIMEGDPFVVIEGMTIAAIAVGAGKGYIYVRSEYPHAVAAMNAAIQAARRAGYLGERIGGSHHSFDLEVRVGAGAYVCGEETSMLESLEGRRGIVRAKPPLPAHKGLFGKPTVINNLLSFATIPFILAGGAKAYAEFGMGRSRGTMPIQLAGNIRYGGLFETAFGVTLGELVDDIGGGTFTGRPVRAVQVGGPLGAYFPRALFDTPFDYEAFAARDGLIGHGGIVVFDDSVDMARQARFAMEFCAIESCGKCTPCRIGSTRGVETIDKIRAGDRVAENIGVVEDLCNTMKFGSLCALGGFTPYPVMSALKHFREDFGPAPTRLEAAE
- a CDS encoding formate dehydrogenase subunit gamma: MTAVYEPWDAARGAEIIAEHTHLEGATLVMLHALQEAFGYVPEPAIPMIASALNLSRAEVHGVFTFYHDFRREPAGRHVLKLCRAEACQAAGGDALAARAEAKLGIGIGNTTADNRVTLEPIYCLGLCATAPSAMLDGRVVGRLDEARIDALVAEAQR
- a CDS encoding LysR family transcriptional regulator, which encodes MIDKLELLLALAKERHFGRAAEACGVTQPTMSTSLKQLEEILGVMLVQRGSRFQGFTPEGERTLDWARRIVGDARAMKQEINSLKDKLSGEIRIAAIPTALGMVASLTTPFRGRYPDVRFRIQSCTSADVLGLLENLEVDAGLTYIENEPIGRVRTIPLYNESYRLLTSPDAMFGDRDVVTWKEVGQVPLCLLTPDMQNRRIIDRALRSVGAEATPTLTSNSLLVLYTHVKTGRWASVMPAKLAETLGLADKVRSIPIVDPEVNYSIGLVVPQRDPMTPLIAALTQVAREVAPTLES
- a CDS encoding PAS domain-containing sensor histidine kinase, whose product is MARAHAANACVQSDSIKGLAQSIAKPAYHRLLIAEPALRRAVPTLIIAFLITICLGAFVQVVDQNRQKRAAMKRDLAALADVLAERIDRVASVRQNRNVPFERLQLLLPGLIPSWGTAAGRHVIVVGTDQRVLARVPIDAGIGDTSRILDVVSAALPVSSAGQLQGVTDIILPNGSSALAIAHIVRALPGQVIIIQERVDSLWQSDAALSVTLSATTGFVVLILGFAFHWQSTRAREGDLINDAVRGRIDTALNRGRCGLWDWDLSRGRIFWSQSMFTMLGLDNRSDLLTFGEVNALVKSDDIDLFAIADQLISGQINHIDQTFRMQHTDGHWIWLRVRCELSLGGADSGLHLIGIAVDITEQKSLAEKTVEADLRLRDAIETIPEAFVLWDAGDRLVLCNSHFQRLHKLPDSAVTPGTSYETVIEVGSMPEVRTRLHETGAQAQGARTFEAQLEDGKWLHISERRTKDGGYVSVGTDITRIKEHEQKLIDNDLRLRATVIDLKRSQSELERQAGELADLAEKYSREKTRAEEANQTKSKFLANMSHELRTPLNAIIGFSEIMGSGMFGTLGSEKYQEYCHDILTSGHYLLEVINDILDMSKIEAGRMKLDMEQLDLSKTLAESLRVVSGRAEYKNLVLNADIEGSIPVVADRRAIKQIIVNLLSNAVKFTPDGGRVVVRSRVLDDSILLLIADTGIGIAPQSLTRLGRPFEQVESQLTKTYHGSGLGLAIARSLTRLHGGSMRLRSKLGAGTVVCVSLPRDASNAAAKISAAA